Part of the Desulfuribacillus alkaliarsenatis genome, GCCGTTGCTATTAGTTTTTAGCATTATGTAAATTCTATTTATATAAACTACCAATTTTGATCCATTATTTCTTTACGCTTTAGTTGATATTCTTCCTGATTAATCAAGCCATCCTTATGTAAATTATCTAGTTTTCGTAAATATGCTTTAAATCATTGATTGAGCTATTCGAAATATTTCGTCTCTGTCTATAAACCCTCTTATACTTACTAACATATGTGGTAGCTCTAACCATAACAGCAACTTACCATCTTTAAATGTAAACAATGTTATAGTTTTGTTATCAATGGTAAGATGCTCTATTTTTGTATCTTCATGATCTACAGTCATACCAAGTGTAAAGCCTTTACCATAGTACTGCTGTTCTATTGTAAGTGGATAGTCCATATCTTCACTTTCATAGTGAAGTGTAATATGATTGGTTCTATAATATATTTCAGAAACAGGTGAAACTACATATTGTAAATCAAAGTTGTTTGGAATGTAGACGGGTATGATAATATCAAAATTTGCTATTTCTTGTGCCTGCTCAATCGTAAACTCTCTACTCTCTAATTCATGAAATACAATACTGTCATCTATCTCCCATATAAAATCATCTGGAGTTAGATGTTGAGTCTGCGTTCCTGTCATTATTTGAGTGGTAGGTCCCACTACATATATAGCCACAATAGATATGAGAAGCGATGCTACTAAACTAACTACAACAAATCGTTTCTTGCTAGTTCTCGGCTTGCTATCTGATAGAGTAAGCTCTCTCTGAATCTTTTCCCAGTTATTTTGTTTTTCATTTTTGG contains:
- a CDS encoding DUF4367 domain-containing protein — its product is MNERKKSIHEQLLKKTIKMQIDKIELPKNEKQNNWEKIQRELTLSDSKPRTSKKRFVVVSLVASLLISIVAIYVVGPTTQIMTGTQTQHLTPDDFIWEIDDSIVFHELESREFTIEQAQEIANFDIIIPVYIPNNFDLQYVVSPVSEIYYRTNHITLHYESEDMDYPLTIEQQYYGKGFTLGMTVDHEDTKIEHLTIDNKTITLFTFKDGKLLLWLELPHMLVSIRGFIDRDEIFRIAQSMI